A DNA window from Calliphora vicina chromosome 1, idCalVici1.1, whole genome shotgun sequence contains the following coding sequences:
- the Sbf gene encoding myotubularin-related protein 13, whose protein sequence is MSRLADYFVIVGYDNEKDRTITDNQLLTCGKIIQRFPEKDWSDTPFIEGIEWFCQPLGWNLSYEKQEPKFFTSVLTDIDANKHYCACLSFHETLAITLNKKIVDEEDETISTSTKYQNSSPLNNTIIGLPTTNNGCANTSTSSTVSPNTSTSLISHHSVMYAPKCLVLISRLDYGETFKNCLGTIYTVYIENLPYALETLIGNILGCIQVPPAGGPQVRFSIGAGDKQSLQPPQSSSLPGTGTSVYFLFKQLGIKNVLILLCAVMTENKILFHSKSYSHLTESCKALVALMYPFRYTHVYIPILPAPLTEVLSTPTPFIMGIHSSLQTEITDLLDVIVVDLDGGLVTIPPTLTPPVPVLPSPLWEQTQELLTMILFPNLSQSDLAFPSQEKPTNYPKSEAVIDKELRAIFMRLFAQLLQGYRSCLTLIRIHPRPVITFHKAGFLGARDLIESEFLYRVLDSMFFTTFVNERGPPWRPSDAWDELYSSMNELLKSEANNKSLLHIHISELGKVLYENEIPNQQMYAQKVLRPPEGSSHRIHQPAFPRLSSDKVELIINDGIRKNCIQPRLTSARNQNRTIPMGPRLPEVLDVRPNLSNSARRLEVLKTCVSYIFENKIADARKLVPAVTRTLKHRDARLIFCRELFGYVHGNKAVLDHQQFDLVIKFMNKTLQNSSGIDEYTVAAALLPMSTIFCRKLSTGIIQFAYTCIQDHPIWKNLQFWESTFYQDVQTHIKALYMQHRRANEHNKESNCVLDDVPLEEPTALEITAEQLRKSPTIDEAKKNELAQSEESTLYSQAIHYSNRMVSLLIPPDVNAVGHQKPKQTFRFDDNQSVSNSIMGSHSLSEHSDEGFEENDASEVGVAVGKIVSRFIDRVCTEGGVTSEHIRNLHDMVPGVVHMHIESLESVYLEAKRHPHVQKPKIQTPCLLPGEEIVTEHLRCYLMPDGREDDTQSLIPAEGALFLTNYRIVFKGNPCDPLACEQTIIRAFPISSLLKEKKISVLYLAHLDQTMPEGLQLRSSTFQLMKIAFDLEVTPEMIESFRKILCKARHPVDEFEHFAFQSYGTIIHGAAPLKAKEKYSTLKGFAKKTLMRTAKKAGLKQKFTPKRKLLNPGMDFDTMVASVDALETHSQNDELEDDEFECNNETLPRIATAKDVERMRERNYVRDWKRLGFEDTQSGFRITAVNSNYSMCRSYPAIFVAPLQVHDAALTHLGRCYKSQRIPVPTWRHRNGAMLIRGALPHSKSVVIGMLKNPTGSNTMSNDMANYHEQDKYFMSLIDTMPKPNISLAQYNLSGINLSMNSLLLNTSAVDDLHYLNTSLTPEVTRKNKGLSASHEGKQKAGTIKNSSAVSNSNASAYRKIRLYVLGEKSQTKSSVNADMGAEFIPVDYPDIRHSRIAFKKLMRACLPSNNTNDTDQTFAKNIEQSDWLQQISSLLQLSGAVVDLIDLQEASVMLSLEDGWDITAQISAIAQLCLDPFYRTIDGFRVLVEKEWIAFGHRFAHRSNLKPSHNSSNIAFAPTFLQFMDAVYQIQKQFPMAFEFNEFYIRFLAYHTVSCRFRTFLFDCEVERFDMGITSVEDKRSTLSTKHLMGNNKGNNGSDDESSIYPVDMRSKTLVNFNRIGHSIFDYIERQHSKSQIFYNFIYCLQDDVLRPQSCAAALDLWPYYTNEELAQGPPYDLELTNADDELDLSELKGKRVVISAGYDNVEKSDPNTFVCLLSEVKQAETERGHLPQKWQQVWCGLEVPRVERVERKSSLSSIFYHGKLQHKRSTLEIIMKGRLTGYQDKFFHPHRFEKHPYTTPTNCNHCTKLLWGPVGYRCMDCGNSYHERCTELSLKNCTKYKAVEGVVPPNVNISQGDTSSIASSAATTARTSSHHFYNQFSSNVAENRTHEGHLYKRGALLKNWKQRWFVLDSIKHQLRYYDSEDSTCKGFIDLAEVQSVTAAQPTQIGTKRVDEKGFFDLKTCRRTYNLYAMDANLAQEWIEKIQACLQ, encoded by the exons ATGTCACGGCTTGCAGATTACTTTGTTATTGTGGGCTATGATAATGAAAAAGATC gTACAATTACCGATAACCAATTGTTAACATGTGGCAAGATTATACAACGTTTTCCCGAAAAAGACTGGTCGGATACTCCCTTCATAGAAGGCATAGAATGG TTCTGTCAACCTTTGGGCTGGAATCTATCGTACGAGAAACAAGAACCGAAATTTTTTACCTCCGTTCTTACCGACATCGATGCCAATAAACATTATTGTGCCTGCCTGAGTTTTCACGAAACTCTCGCCATCACACTCAACAAGAAAATCGTCGACGAAGAAGACGAAACCATATCCACCTCAACGAAATATCAAAACTCATCACCACTCAACAACACCATCATCGGCTTACCGACGACAAACAATGGTTGTGCAAATACATCAACATCATCCACAGTCTCCCCCAACACTTCGACATCACTTATATCGCATCATAGTGTTATGTATGCTCCCAAATGTTTAGTTCTAATATCACGTCTCGAttatggcgagacattcaaaaATTGCCTCGGCACCATCTATACGGTGTATATAGAGAATTTACCATATGCCTTGGAGACATTAATTGGTAATATATTGGGTTGTATACAGGTACCACCGGCCGGCGGGCCACAAGTACGATTTTCGATAGGAGCGGGCGATAAGCAGTCGTTGCAGCCGCCGCAATCGTCATCGTTGCCGGGAACGGGCACATcggtgtattttttatttaaacaattgg GTATTAAAAACGTATTAATTTTGCTGTGCGCCGTTATGactgaaaataaaatactcttTCACTCGAAAAGCTATTCCCACCTAACCGAGAGTTGTAAAGCACTCGTAGCTCTCATGTATCCCTTCCGTTATACCCATGTGTACATTCCCATTTTGCCGGCACCGCTAACGGAAGTGCTCTCAACGCCAACACCCTTCATAATGGGCATTCACAGTTCTTTACAAACTGAAATCACCGATTTATTAGATGTCATTGTTGTCGATTTAGATGGTGGTTTGGTAACGATACCACCAACCCTAACGCCACCCGTACCCGTACTACCCTCACCGTTGTGGGAACAAACTCAGGAATTACTGACAATGATACTATTTCCAAATCTATCACAGTCGGATTTAGCATTTCCATCACAGGAGAAACCTACCAATTATCCCAAAAGCGAAGCTGTAATCGATAAGGAATTGAGAGCTATATTTATGCGTCTGTTTGCTCAACTTTTACAAGGCTATAGATCGTGTTTGACTCTTATACGGATTCATCCCAGACCAGTTATAACGTTTCATAAGGCGGGCTTTTTGGGGGCCAGAGATTTGATAGAAAGTGAGTTTTTATATCGTGTATTGGACAGTATGTTCTTTACGACATTTGTTAATGAGCGCGGACCACCCTGGCGGCCCTCCGATGCTTGGGATGAGCTCTATAGTTCTATGAATGAACTACTGAAATCTGAGGCCAACAATAAAAGTCTCCTGCACATACACATCTCGGAATTGGGTAAGGTATTGTATGAGAATGAAATACCCAATCAACAAATGTATGCGCAAAAAGTATTACGTCCCCCAGAGGGCTCCTCACATCGCATACACCAGCCCGCTTTTCCTCGTCTAAGTTCGGATAAAGTTGAATTGATTATCAATGATGGCATTCGCAAGAATTGCATACAACCCCGGTTAACATCAGCACGCAATCAAAATCGCACCATACCCATGGGACCTCGCTTGCCAGAAGTATTAGATGTTAGACCTAATCTCTCGAATTCAGCCAGACGTTTGGAAGTTTTGAAAACTTGTGTTtcctatatatttgaaaataaaatagccGATGCCAGAAAACTGGTACCAGCTGTTACACGCACCCTTAAACATCGTGATGCTCGTCTGATATTTTGCCGTGAACTGTTTGGCTACGTGCATGGCAACAAAGCCGTACTGGATCACCAACAATTCGATTTGGTTATTAAGTTTATGAACAAAACCTTACAGAACTCCTCCGGCATTGATGAGTATACAGTGGCGGCCGCTTTACTACCCATGTCTACAATATTTTGTCGTAAACTTTCAACGGGCATTATACAATTTGCCTACACTTGCATACAGGATCATCCCATATGGAAGAATTTACAATTTTGGGAGTCCACCTTCTATCAAGATGTACAAACTCATATCAAAGCCTTGTATATGCAACATAGACGCGCAAACGAGCACAATAAGGAATCGAATTGTGTGTTGGATGATGTGCCGCTGGAAGAGCCAACAGCTTTAGAAATAACGGCCGAGCAATTGCGTAAATCACCCACTATCGATGAAGCGAAGAAAAATGAATTGGCCCAGTCGGAAGAGTCGACTTTGTACAGTCAGGCCATACACTATTCGAATAGAATGGTTTCGCTGCTCATACCACCGGATGTCAATGCTGTAGGTCATCAGAAGCCCAAGCAAACATTTCGTTTCGATGATAATCAGAGTGTGTCAAATAG CATAATGGGTTCCCACAGCTTAAGTGAACACTCCGATGAGGGTTTCGAAGAGAACGATGCCTCCGAAGTGGGTGTGGCCGTTGGCAAAATTGTATCACGTTTCATAGACCGCGTATGCACGGAAGGCGGCGTTACGTCCGAGCATATACGCAATTTGCACGATATGGTGCCCGGTGTTGTACACATGCATATTGAATCTCTGGAATCTGTTTATTTAGAAGCTAAGCGACATCCTCATgtacaaaaaccaaaaatacaaaCACCTTGTTTGTTGCCGGGCGAAGAAATCGTAACGGAACATTTAAGATGCTACCTAATGCCGGACGGGCGTGAAGATGACACACAAAGTTTAATACCAGCCGAAGGAGCTCTATTTCTTACCAACTACCGCATAGTGTTTAAGGGAAATCCCTGTGATCCTTTGGCTTGTGAGCAAACCATCATTCGAGCATTTCCTATTTCGTCGCTGTTGAAGGAGAAGAAAATATCGGTGTTGTATTTGGCCCATTTAGACCAAACTATGCCTGAGGGTCTACAACTGAGATCAAGTACTTTTCAGTTGATGAAAATTGCTTTTGATTTGGAGGTAACACCCGAAATGATTGAATCCTTCCGTAAGATATTGTGTAAGGCCAGACATCCCGTAGATGAATTTGAACATTTTGCTTTTCAATCGTATGGCACAATTATACACGGAGCAGCACCGCTTAAGGCCAAGGAGAAGTACTCCACCTTGAAGGGTTTCGCCAAGAAAACTTTAATGCGCACCGCCAAGAAGGCCGGTCTAAAGCAGAAATTTACTCCCAAACGTAAACTACTAAATCCGGGTATGGATTTTGATACCATGGTGGCCTCGGTGGATGCATTGGAAACACATTCTCAAAACGATGAATTGGAAGATGATGAATTCGAGTGCAATAATGAGACATTACCACGCATAGCCACCGCCAAGGATGTAGAACGTATGCGTGAGAGAAACTATGTAAGGGATTGGAAACGTTTGGGTTTTGAAGACACACAAAGCGGTTTTCGTATAACCGCCGTAAATTCCAACTACAGCATGTGTAGATCATATCCAGCCATCTTTGTGGCTCCCTTACAGGTACACGATGCAGCCTTAACTCATCTGGGGCGTTGCTATAAGAGCCAACGTATACCGGTGCCCACTTGGCGTCATCGCAATGGAGCCATGTTGATAAGAGGTGCCTTGCCGCACAGCAAGTCTGTAGTCATAGGCATGCTGAAGAATCCCACTGGCTCCAATACCATGTCCAATGATATGGCCAATTATCATGAACAGGATAAATATTTCATGTCTCTGATAGACACCATGCCCAAACCTAATATTTCCCTGGCTCAATACAATTTGTCGGGCATAAATTTATCCATGAATTCTTTACTTTTGAATACCTCGGCAGTGGATGATTTGCATTACTTGAATACCTCATTGACACCGGAAGTAACACGCAAAAATAAAGGACTTTCGGCCAGTCATGAGGGTAAACAAAAAGCTGGCACTATTAAAAATTCCTCAGCTGTTTCGAACTCTAACGCCTCGGCTTATCGCAAAATACGTTTGTATGTATTGGGCGAAAAATCTCAGACAAAATCTAGCGTTAATGCTGACATGGGGGCGGAATTTATACCAGTCGACTATCCCGATATAAGGCATTCCCGTATAGCATTTAAGAAACTCATGCGGGCCTGTCTGCCCTCCAACAATACCAACGACACCGATCAAACGTTTGCCAAGAATATCGAACAGTCCGATTGGCTACAACAGATTTCCTCTTTGCTGCAGTTATCCGGAGCTGTTGTCGATCTAATCGATTTACAGGAGGCCTCAGTCATGCTGTCGCTGGAAGATGGCTGGGACATAACCGCACAAATATCAGCCATTGCCCAGTTGTGTTTAGATCCCTTTTACCGTACCATTGATGGTTTTCGGGTGCTGGTGGAAAAGGAATGGATTGCTTTTGGTCATCGTTTTGCCCATCGCAGCAACTTGAAGCCATCACACAATAGTTCAAATATCGCATTTGCTCCCACATTTCTACAGTTCATGGATGCCGTCTATCagatacaaaaacaatttcccATGGCCTTTGAATTCAATGAGTTTTACATACGTTTCTTGGCCTATCATACGGTATCGTGTCGTTTTCGCACATTCCTGTTCGATTGTGAGGTGGAGAGGTTTGATATGGGCATAACATCGGTGGAGGATAAGAGGAGTACATTGTCCACGAAACATTTGATGGGCAATAATAAGG GTAACAATGGCTCCGACGACGAATCAAGTATTTATCCCGTCGATATGCGCAGCAAAACTTTGGTCAACTTCAATCGCATCGGTCACTCCATATTCGATTATATCGAACGTCAACATTCGAAatctcaaatattttacaatttcattTATTGCCTGCAAGACGATGTCCTACGACCCCAAAGTTGTGCGGCTGCCTTGGATTTGTGGCCTTACTATACCAACGAAGAACTGGCCCAGGGACCACCCTACGATCTGGAGCTAACCAATGCTGACGATGAACTCGATTTATCCGAGTTGAAAGGCAAACGTGTTGTTATATCCGCCGGCTATGATAACGTAGAAAAATCTGATCCCAACACATTCGTTTGTCTGCTCAGTGAAGTTAAACAGGCCGAAACCGAAAGAGGACACTTGCCGCAAAAATGGCAACAAGTATGGTGCGGTCTAGAGGTGCCACGTGTCGAACGGGTAGAACGCAAGTCTTCACTGAGCAGTATTTTCTATCATGGCAAACTACAGCATAAACGCTCTACTTTGGAAATTATCATGAAGGGACGTTTGACGGGCTATCAGGATAAATTTTTCCATCCGCATCGTTTCGAAAAGCATCCATACACTACACCCACCAATTGCAATCATTGCACGAAACTTTTATGGGGCCCAGTGGGTTATCGCTGCATGGATTGTGGCAATTCGTATCACGAACGTTGCACCGAGCTGTCGCTGAAAAATTGCACTAAATACAAGGCTGTCGAGGGAGTGGTACCGCCAAATGTGAATATATCACAGGGTGATACCTCAAGTATTGCATCTAGTGCTGCCACTACCGCACGAACCTCATCCCATCATTTTTATAATCAATTTAGCAGTAATGTGGCAGAAAATCGTACCCACGAAGG ACATCTTTATAAACGTGGTGCCTTGCTGAAAAACTGGAAACAACGTTGGTTTGTTTTGGATTCCATAAAACATCAATTACGTTATTATGATTCAGAGGACTCGACATGCAAGGGATTTATAG ATTTAGCTGAAGTTCAATCTGTTACGGCCGCACAACCAACACAAATTGGCACAAAACGTGTTGATGAAAAAGGATTCTTTGAT TTAAAAACATGTCGACGCACTTATAATTTATATGCCATGGATGCTAATTTGGCCCAAGAGTGGATCGAAAAGATACAAGCTTGCTTACAGTAA